In the genome of Senegalia massiliensis, one region contains:
- a CDS encoding M14 family metallopeptidase, with the protein MEILKLGSRGNKVKIVQSVLSKIGYNPGAIDGIYGINTQRAVMRFQNDNGLISDGIVGPNTWSLLERFILGYDNYTIKQGDTFYSIANKYYTNVNSIIVANPDLDPNNLIVGTKIVVPYGIDVVLTDVGYTYELLEKNIEGLKARYPFLEVGTIGKSVLGKNLYYIRLGNGPNEVFYNASHHSLEWINSPVMMSFTENFLEAFVNNNFIRGYNINDIWESSSIYIVPMVNPDGVDVVINGITPENPYYEEILEWNDTGEPLSKVWNANIRGVDLNRNYPANWEEAKDQEAELGVTGPGPTRYGGSSPLSEPETKAMVDFTREHNFKMTLAYHTQGRVIYWQYLDFNPPNARAIGEVFSNITGYRLSDVPYAAAFAGYKDWFIKEYNLPGYTFETGLGENPLPISQFNRIYSENEEVLLLSPII; encoded by the coding sequence ATGGAAATTTTAAAATTAGGTTCCAGAGGTAATAAAGTTAAGATAGTTCAAAGTGTTTTATCTAAAATAGGATATAATCCTGGAGCTATTGATGGTATATATGGTATTAATACACAAAGGGCAGTTATGAGATTTCAAAATGATAATGGATTAATAAGTGATGGTATAGTAGGTCCAAATACATGGAGTTTATTGGAACGATTTATTTTAGGATATGATAATTATACTATTAAGCAAGGAGATACTTTCTATAGCATAGCTAATAAATATTATACCAATGTCAATTCTATAATAGTAGCAAATCCTGATTTGGATCCAAATAATTTAATTGTGGGGACAAAAATAGTTGTGCCATATGGTATTGATGTAGTGTTAACTGATGTAGGATATACTTATGAGTTATTAGAAAAAAATATAGAAGGGTTAAAAGCAAGATATCCTTTTTTAGAAGTTGGAACAATAGGAAAATCAGTACTTGGAAAAAATTTATATTATATAAGATTAGGCAATGGACCTAATGAAGTATTTTATAATGCTAGTCATCATTCATTGGAATGGATAAATTCTCCAGTTATGATGAGTTTTACAGAAAATTTTTTAGAAGCTTTTGTAAACAATAATTTTATTAGAGGATATAACATAAATGATATCTGGGAATCAAGCAGTATTTATATAGTTCCTATGGTAAATCCTGATGGAGTAGATGTTGTAATAAATGGTATAACACCTGAAAATCCATATTATGAAGAAATATTAGAATGGAATGATACAGGTGAACCACTATCTAAAGTTTGGAATGCAAATATAAGGGGGGTAGACTTAAATAGAAATTATCCAGCTAATTGGGAAGAAGCTAAAGATCAGGAAGCTGAACTTGGAGTAACAGGACCAGGACCTACACGATATGGAGGTTCTTCTCCCTTATCAGAACCGGAAACGAAAGCTATGGTTGATTTTACTAGAGAACATAATTTTAAAATGACACTTGCTTATCATACTCAAGGAAGGGTAATATATTGGCAATATCTTGATTTCAATCCTCCTAATGCTAGGGCTATTGGTGAAGTATTTTCAAATATAACAGGATATAGATTATCAGATGTACCTTATGCTGCAGCATTTGCTGGTTATAAGGATTGGTTTATAAAGGAATATAACCTTCCAGGATATACATTTGAAACAGGACTTGGAGAAAATCCACTACCTATATCTCAATTTAATAGGATATATAGTGAAAATGAAGAGGTATTATTACTTTCACCTATAATATAA